The Rhodopseudomonas palustris genome window below encodes:
- a CDS encoding peptidoglycan -binding protein, whose amino-acid sequence MALARGRRQESGFNYWPGFVDALSTLILGIVFLLTVFLVVQFFLSQEVTGKDKALAELNAKIAQLNDILSLEKLGKLNLEEQLAQMRAGLSAAESERDRVKGLYDGLAGAGNDAAGRATELNKALDSEKQISARALAQVEVLNQQIAALRRQLAALEEALDASEKRGKESQNKIADLGQRLNVALAQRVQELSRYRSEFFGRLRAILGDRPDIRIVGDRFVFQSEVFFDTGQALLLPEGRAELDKVAEALKELDKKIPAELPWVVRVDGHTDKRPITGAFKSNWELSSARAISVVQYLMSLGVPAQRLVAAGFAEFQPLDTADTDDAYKRNRRIELKLTER is encoded by the coding sequence ATGGCGCTGGCCCGTGGCCGCCGGCAGGAATCCGGCTTCAATTACTGGCCCGGCTTCGTCGATGCGCTGTCGACCCTGATCCTCGGCATCGTGTTTCTGCTCACCGTGTTCCTGGTAGTTCAGTTCTTCCTGTCGCAGGAGGTCACCGGCAAGGACAAGGCGCTGGCCGAGCTGAACGCCAAGATCGCGCAGCTCAACGACATCCTGTCGCTGGAAAAGCTCGGCAAGCTCAATCTGGAGGAGCAGCTGGCGCAGATGCGCGCCGGGCTATCGGCGGCCGAGAGCGAACGCGACCGGGTCAAGGGCCTGTATGACGGCCTCGCCGGCGCCGGCAACGACGCTGCCGGCCGCGCCACCGAACTCAACAAGGCGCTGGATTCGGAAAAGCAGATCTCGGCCCGCGCGCTGGCACAGGTCGAAGTGCTGAACCAGCAGATCGCCGCGCTGCGCCGCCAGCTCGCCGCGCTGGAAGAAGCGCTCGACGCATCCGAGAAGCGCGGCAAGGAATCCCAGAACAAGATCGCCGATCTCGGCCAGCGGCTGAACGTCGCGCTGGCGCAGCGGGTGCAGGAGCTGTCGCGCTACCGCTCGGAGTTCTTCGGCCGCCTGCGCGCCATCCTGGGCGACCGGCCCGACATCCGCATCGTCGGCGACCGCTTCGTCTTCCAATCCGAAGTGTTCTTCGATACCGGCCAGGCACTGCTGCTGCCGGAAGGCCGCGCCGAGCTCGACAAGGTCGCCGAGGCGCTGAAGGAGCTCGACAAGAAGATCCCGGCCGAGCTGCCCTGGGTGGTGCGGGTCGACGGCCACACCGACAAGCGGCCAATCACCGGCGCCTTCAAGTCGAACTGGGAACTGTCGAGCGCCCGCGCGATCTCGGTGGTGCAGTATCTAATGTCGCTCGGTGTGCCGGCGCAGCGCCTGGTCGCCGCCGGCTTCGCCGAATTCCAGCCGCTCGACACCGCCGACACCGACGACGCCTATAAGCGCAACCGGCGGATCGAACTGAAGCTGACGGAGCGGTAA
- a CDS encoding GNAT family N-acetyltransferase, giving the protein MTSHTFSLRPYTKADEDPAIALWLRTWQLAYPAIDFTKRVDWWRERWRSELVPQAAIIVAEQGIALIGFVTIDAAGYLDQLVVEPEHWGWGVAEALVDEAKRRSPTEVTLKVNADNYRAIKFYRRNGFAVTSEELNSSGRPVLNMLWRPA; this is encoded by the coding sequence ATGACATCACACACCTTCTCTCTCCGCCCCTACACCAAAGCCGACGAAGACCCCGCGATCGCGCTGTGGCTGCGGACCTGGCAACTCGCTTACCCGGCGATCGACTTCACCAAGCGGGTCGATTGGTGGCGCGAGCGCTGGCGCAGCGAGCTGGTGCCGCAAGCCGCCATCATCGTCGCCGAACAGGGCATAGCGCTGATCGGCTTCGTCACGATCGACGCAGCCGGTTATCTCGACCAGTTGGTGGTCGAACCCGAACACTGGGGATGGGGTGTCGCCGAAGCACTGGTCGACGAGGCCAAGCGCCGCTCGCCGACCGAGGTCACCCTCAAGGTCAATGCCGACAACTACCGCGCCATCAAGTTCTATCGCCGCAACGGCTTCGCGGTGACCAGCGAGGAACTCAACAGCTCCGGCCGGCCGGTGCTGAACATGCTGTGGCGGCCGGCCTGA
- a CDS encoding helix-turn-helix domain-containing protein, producing the protein MAIVVNLDVMLARRKMRSKELAEQIGITEQNVSLLKSGKVKGIRFETLSRICAVLECQPGDILEYVEDK; encoded by the coding sequence ATGGCGATTGTGGTGAATCTCGACGTGATGCTGGCGCGGCGCAAGATGCGCTCGAAGGAGCTCGCCGAGCAGATCGGCATCACCGAGCAGAACGTCTCGCTGCTGAAATCCGGCAAGGTGAAGGGCATTCGGTTCGAAACGCTGTCACGGATTTGCGCGGTGCTGGAGTGTCAACCCGGCGACATTCTCGAATACGTCGAAGATAAATAG
- a CDS encoding SAM-dependent methyltransferase, which produces MSGLASLIDIAERVPLPDAVIRAGIRMLCARTAAKMALGNETSDAAFAHAMAAREVAEHPDAANAQHYEVPAAFFGKVLGPHRKYSSCFYRDAETTLAQAEAEALRLTIEHADLRDGQAILELGCGWGSLSLAMAERFPYARILSVSNSASQRQYIEAQAAARRLMNLRVVTCDMNAFEPHDKFDRVVSVEMFEHMMNWRKLMTWIRGWLKPGGLFFMHVFSHRRGTYLFDRTDAADWIAQHFFTGGVMPSHRLIRQYADLFEIDEQWRWSGRHYQRTAEDWLVNFDRHRDEIETILRPVYGDDTALWMRRWRWFFLATSGLFGYADGDEWGVSHYRLKPA; this is translated from the coding sequence ATGAGCGGGCTCGCCTCGCTGATCGACATTGCCGAGCGGGTGCCGCTGCCGGATGCGGTGATCCGCGCCGGCATCCGGATGCTGTGCGCCCGCACCGCCGCCAAGATGGCGCTCGGCAATGAGACCAGCGACGCGGCATTCGCGCACGCGATGGCGGCGCGCGAGGTCGCCGAGCATCCCGACGCGGCGAACGCCCAGCACTACGAGGTTCCGGCGGCGTTCTTCGGCAAGGTGCTCGGGCCGCACCGCAAATACTCATCCTGCTTCTATCGCGATGCCGAGACCACGCTGGCGCAGGCGGAAGCGGAGGCGCTGCGGCTGACGATAGAGCACGCCGACCTGCGCGACGGCCAGGCGATCCTCGAACTCGGCTGCGGCTGGGGTTCGCTGTCGCTGGCGATGGCCGAGCGGTTTCCCTATGCGCGGATCCTGTCGGTGTCGAACTCGGCGTCGCAGCGGCAGTACATCGAGGCTCAGGCCGCCGCGCGGCGGCTGATGAACCTGCGCGTCGTCACCTGCGACATGAATGCGTTCGAACCCCACGACAAATTCGACCGTGTGGTCTCGGTCGAGATGTTCGAGCACATGATGAACTGGCGCAAGCTGATGACTTGGATCCGCGGCTGGCTGAAGCCGGGCGGGTTGTTTTTCATGCACGTCTTCAGTCACCGCCGCGGCACTTACTTGTTCGACCGAACCGACGCTGCCGACTGGATCGCGCAGCATTTCTTCACCGGCGGAGTGATGCCGAGCCACCGGCTGATCCGGCAATACGCCGATCTGTTCGAGATCGACGAGCAGTGGCGCTGGAGCGGTCGTCACTACCAGCGCACGGCCGAAGACTGGCTGGTCAATTTCGATCGTCACCGCGACGAGATCGAAACCATCCTGCGCCCGGTCTATGGCGACGACACCGCGTTGTGGATGCGTCGCTGGCGCTGGTTCTTCCTCGCAACCTCCGGTCTGTTCGGCTATGCCGACGGCGACGAATGGGGCGTGAGTCATTACCGCCTGAAGCCGGCCTGA
- a CDS encoding flagellar motor protein MotA produces the protein MASGPSPRHAMEIELDKLSSPRIFLVRMLVFLVLCALIVVVLYKQVLAAFMANPGLNGLIGAVLVIGVVLAFRQVIRLYPEVAWVNNFRINDPGLALDRRPSLLAPMAAILGGERSGRIAISPQTMRHLLDSIATRLDEARDISRYITGLLVFLGLLGTFWGLIETVGSIGGVIGSLKVTGDAGSLFDTLKEGLAAPLGGMGISFSSSLFGLAGSLILGFLDLQSSQAQNRFYTDLEDWLASTVRSSAGDGALAGSADLQAALERLRLTLEDGGANRATTAAMANLANAIQSLVAHMRNEQQMIREWADAQGEQNREIKELLSALVQRPEKSLREPEKS, from the coding sequence ATGGCTTCAGGCCCTTCCCCGCGCCACGCGATGGAGATCGAACTCGACAAGTTGTCGTCGCCGCGAATCTTCCTGGTGCGGATGCTGGTGTTCCTGGTGCTGTGCGCGCTGATCGTGGTGGTGTTGTACAAGCAGGTGCTGGCCGCGTTTATGGCCAATCCGGGCCTCAATGGCCTGATCGGCGCGGTGCTGGTGATCGGCGTCGTGCTGGCCTTCCGCCAGGTGATCCGGCTGTATCCCGAGGTCGCCTGGGTCAATAACTTCCGCATCAACGATCCGGGGCTGGCGCTCGACCGGCGGCCGAGTTTGCTGGCGCCGATGGCCGCGATCCTCGGCGGCGAGCGCTCCGGGCGGATCGCGATCTCGCCGCAGACAATGCGGCACCTGCTCGACTCGATCGCCACAAGGCTCGACGAAGCACGCGACATCTCGCGCTACATAACCGGGCTTTTGGTCTTCCTCGGCCTGCTCGGCACGTTCTGGGGCCTGATCGAGACCGTCGGATCGATCGGCGGGGTGATCGGCAGCCTGAAAGTGACCGGCGACGCCGGCTCGCTGTTCGACACCTTGAAGGAAGGCCTCGCCGCCCCGCTCGGCGGCATGGGGATTTCGTTCTCGTCGTCGCTGTTCGGTCTCGCCGGCTCGCTGATCCTCGGCTTCCTCGATCTGCAGTCCAGCCAGGCACAGAACCGTTTCTACACCGACCTCGAAGATTGGCTGGCCTCGACGGTGCGGAGCTCGGCCGGCGATGGCGCGCTTGCCGGCAGCGCCGACCTGCAGGCCGCGCTCGAGCGGCTGCGGCTGACACTGGAGGACGGCGGCGCCAACCGCGCCACCACCGCCGCGATGGCCAACCTCGCCAACGCGATCCAGAGCCTGGTCGCGCACATGCGCAACGAGCAGCAGATGATCCGCGAATGGGCCGACGCCCAGGGCGAGCAGAACCGCGAGATCAAGGAGCTGTTGTCCGCCCTGGTGCAGCGGCCGGAGAAGAGCCTGCGCGAGCCGGAGAAGAGCTGA
- a CDS encoding DUF1295 domain-containing protein, translated as MMTGVYLGALAGIAVALAVLMAGAWVVQQRTGNSGWVDTIWTFSLGLTGAVSSLWPIDGAAPDARQWLVAVLVAAWSLRLGSHIAARTQQISDDPRYAAYAAEWGADAPKKMFFFLQNQAYATIPLVFAIFVAAHAPAGSLRLQDYLGVLILIVGIAGEGLADSQLKAFREDPANKGKVCDAGLWRWSRHPNYFFQWFGWLAYPVIAIPFAEPLSYLWGYAAVAAPLFMYWILVYVTGIPPLEEQMLKSRGDRYRDYQARTSMFFPLPPRRSATP; from the coding sequence ATGATGACGGGTGTGTATCTCGGAGCGCTGGCGGGAATCGCGGTGGCGCTGGCGGTGCTGATGGCCGGCGCATGGGTGGTGCAGCAGCGGACCGGCAATTCCGGCTGGGTCGATACTATCTGGACGTTTTCGCTCGGGTTGACCGGCGCGGTGTCGTCGTTGTGGCCGATCGACGGCGCTGCGCCGGATGCGCGGCAATGGCTGGTGGCGGTGCTGGTCGCGGCGTGGTCGCTGCGGCTCGGCTCGCACATCGCCGCCCGCACCCAGCAAATTTCCGACGATCCGCGCTACGCCGCCTACGCGGCGGAGTGGGGCGCGGATGCACCGAAGAAGATGTTCTTCTTCCTGCAGAATCAGGCCTACGCCACCATTCCGCTGGTGTTTGCGATCTTCGTCGCGGCGCATGCGCCGGCCGGCAGCTTGCGGCTGCAGGACTATCTCGGCGTGCTGATCCTGATCGTCGGCATCGCCGGCGAAGGGCTGGCCGACTCCCAGCTCAAGGCGTTCCGTGAAGATCCCGCCAACAAGGGCAAGGTGTGCGACGCCGGGCTGTGGCGGTGGTCGCGGCATCCGAACTACTTCTTCCAGTGGTTCGGCTGGCTGGCCTATCCGGTGATCGCGATCCCGTTCGCCGAGCCGCTGTCTTACCTCTGGGGCTATGCGGCCGTGGCAGCGCCGCTGTTCATGTACTGGATCCTGGTGTACGTCACCGGCATTCCGCCGCTCGAGGAGCAGATGCTGAAATCGCGCGGTGACCGCTATCGCGACTACCAGGCCAGGACCTCGATGTTCTTCCCGCTGCCGCCCCGGCGCTCCGCCACGCCATGA
- a CDS encoding DUF2975 domain-containing protein, whose product MQARLSGTSIGLTGPAATKLVRLSRAMEWMSTIGIVLIVGLIGAVFLVPSWTRNLLLTKLGEIGTRLPLDAGNQALAAVIISVPVAVMLWGLVNVRSLFAEFARGQVFTTTAATHLQRFGIAVLAQGLLGPVTATALALALSLSNPPGQRLLVLTFSSNDYVSVIVGGVLVAVAAVMREAARLADENASFV is encoded by the coding sequence ATGCAAGCACGACTATCCGGCACCTCGATCGGACTGACCGGTCCGGCGGCCACCAAGCTGGTGCGGCTGTCGCGCGCGATGGAATGGATGAGCACAATTGGGATCGTGCTGATCGTGGGGCTGATCGGCGCCGTCTTCCTGGTCCCGAGCTGGACCCGCAATCTGCTGCTGACCAAGCTCGGCGAGATCGGCACGCGCCTGCCGCTCGACGCCGGCAATCAGGCGCTGGCGGCGGTGATTATCAGCGTGCCGGTTGCCGTGATGCTGTGGGGGTTGGTCAATGTGCGGTCGCTGTTCGCCGAGTTCGCGCGAGGCCAGGTCTTCACCACCACAGCAGCCACCCACCTGCAGCGCTTCGGCATCGCCGTGCTGGCGCAGGGTCTGCTTGGCCCCGTCACCGCGACCGCTTTGGCGCTCGCGCTGTCGCTCAGCAATCCCCCCGGTCAACGTCTGCTGGTGCTGACGTTCTCCAGCAACGACTATGTTTCGGTGATCGTCGGCGGCGTCCTGGTGGCGGTCGCGGCGGTGATGCGCGAAGCGGCGCGGCTGGCGGACGAGAATGCGAGCTTCGTGTAG